In the genome of Cryptomeria japonica chromosome 8, Sugi_1.0, whole genome shotgun sequence, one region contains:
- the LOC131074613 gene encoding uncharacterized protein C24B11.05 isoform X1 codes for MEVGDRAVAEKMPRYECLLFDLDDTLYPESSGLSVACTKNIGDYVAQKFGLDRKEVTAYCRELYKKYGTTMAGLRALGYDFDYDDYHSYVHGRLPYENLKPDPVLKNLLLSMPQRKIIFTNSDKVHAAKVLSRLGLEDCFEGVICFETLNSSPETAENNNSWDVHFSVISKTPVVCKPSIEAIERALVLANADPKRTVFFDDSQRNIAAGKHVGLHTVLVGTSVRTEGADLALESIHNIKEALPEIWEGNENSEHSERAVGIETVVNA; via the exons ATGGAGGTGGGTGACAGAGCCGTGGCAGAGAAGATGCCTCGTTATGAGTGCCTTCTTTTTG ATCTTGATGACACATTGTACCCTGAAAGTTCAGGACTCAGTGTAGCATGTACCAAGAATATTGGAG ATTATGTAGCTCAAAAATTCGGACTGGATAGGAAAGAAGTGACAGCTTATTGCAGAGAATTGTACAAGAAATATGGGACAACTATGGCGGGACTCAGG GCATTGGGCTATGACTTTGACTACGATGATTATCACAG TTATGTTCATGGAAGATTGCCATATGAGAACCTTAAACCCGACCCAGTCCTAAAGAATTTATTACTGAGCATGCCTCAGCGGAAAATT ATATTTACAAACAGTGACAAAGTCCATGCTGCAAAAGTGCTGAGCAGGCTTGGGTTGGAAGATTGTTTTGAAGGTGTGATATGCTTTGAAACACTCAATTCTAGTCCAGAAACTGCTGAAAACAATAACAGCTGGGATGTACACTTTTCTGTTATCTCCAAGACACCCGTTGTTTGCAAGCCCTCGATAGAGGCTATAGAGCGTGCTCTTGTCCTTGCAAATGCTGATCCAAAAAGAACT GTTTTCTTTGATGACAGTCAAAGAAATATAGCAGCAGGAAAACATGTAGGCCTGCATACCGTATTG GTTGGGACTTCAGTCCGGACAGAAGGAGCAGACTTAGCACTTGAAAGCATTCACAATATAAAGGAAGCCCTACCTGAGATTTGGGAAGGGAATGAAAACTCTGAACACTCAGAAAGAGCAGTGGGTATTGAAACTGTTGTAAATGCATAA
- the LOC131074613 gene encoding uncharacterized protein C24B11.05 isoform X2, which produces MPRYECLLFDLDDTLYPESSGLSVACTKNIGDYVAQKFGLDRKEVTAYCRELYKKYGTTMAGLRALGYDFDYDDYHSYVHGRLPYENLKPDPVLKNLLLSMPQRKIIFTNSDKVHAAKVLSRLGLEDCFEGVICFETLNSSPETAENNNSWDVHFSVISKTPVVCKPSIEAIERALVLANADPKRTVFFDDSQRNIAAGKHVGLHTVLVGTSVRTEGADLALESIHNIKEALPEIWEGNENSEHSERAVGIETVVNA; this is translated from the exons ATGCCTCGTTATGAGTGCCTTCTTTTTG ATCTTGATGACACATTGTACCCTGAAAGTTCAGGACTCAGTGTAGCATGTACCAAGAATATTGGAG ATTATGTAGCTCAAAAATTCGGACTGGATAGGAAAGAAGTGACAGCTTATTGCAGAGAATTGTACAAGAAATATGGGACAACTATGGCGGGACTCAGG GCATTGGGCTATGACTTTGACTACGATGATTATCACAG TTATGTTCATGGAAGATTGCCATATGAGAACCTTAAACCCGACCCAGTCCTAAAGAATTTATTACTGAGCATGCCTCAGCGGAAAATT ATATTTACAAACAGTGACAAAGTCCATGCTGCAAAAGTGCTGAGCAGGCTTGGGTTGGAAGATTGTTTTGAAGGTGTGATATGCTTTGAAACACTCAATTCTAGTCCAGAAACTGCTGAAAACAATAACAGCTGGGATGTACACTTTTCTGTTATCTCCAAGACACCCGTTGTTTGCAAGCCCTCGATAGAGGCTATAGAGCGTGCTCTTGTCCTTGCAAATGCTGATCCAAAAAGAACT GTTTTCTTTGATGACAGTCAAAGAAATATAGCAGCAGGAAAACATGTAGGCCTGCATACCGTATTG GTTGGGACTTCAGTCCGGACAGAAGGAGCAGACTTAGCACTTGAAAGCATTCACAATATAAAGGAAGCCCTACCTGAGATTTGGGAAGGGAATGAAAACTCTGAACACTCAGAAAGAGCAGTGGGTATTGAAACTGTTGTAAATGCATAA